The Paenibacillus sp. BIC5C1 DNA segment CAGACTAAGCTTGTGCACAGGATTATCTCCCTTGTCAGGAATGTAGAACCAACCGATGCTCGTCGTTTGCAGCGCTTTCTGGTACCAGTAGCTCTCCTCAGTCTGTTTATCTACCGGAATGAACTCCAGATTGTTGATCAGCGTCGGATTGGTCGAGTAAAACCGAATGCCTGCAACCTCACGGTACAGACGCTTGTATTCCTGAAAATCTTTGTATGCGAGGTACGCCGATGTCAGCTCCACAACGCTCTCGTAGCGTTTGTTCACAATTTCCTTTAATTCATTGTTGAACATCAGAATGTTGGAAATATCTGTGGGTACACGCAGTAGTGTGGCGGTCTGACTCTTGACCTTTTCCACGTTGTTGATCGTCTGTCCTATTGCATTGTCCAGCGCTTGCTTACGAAAGTATCCGGTTACAGCAAGTCCAATAATCAGTACCGGAATCATGACGACAAGTACATAGGATATGAGCAATTTATGCTTTAATTTAAGATTGTTGGATGTTCGAATGAGCCTTCTAAACATATCTGCACCTTCCGTCGCTTATAAGCGCTTACATATAAAGGTCAGTACATATTACGCCTGCCCTTCCAATTCATCATACCACATAACAGCAAAAGCCCTGCAAGAGGGCTTCAAAAAAAGGCTGTATGCTGAATGATAAAACAAATATGAAACTTGAATAGCTATTTCTAATATATAGGAAGGAAAACAGGTGGCTTAGCTGCTGCGTGCTGAGCGGAAACCATGTCCTTTGGCACGCAGTGCAACAATCAGAGCCACAAGTGATAGGAACAGGATGGCCCAAGTAAAGGACGAGGCTCCCCATTGATTCAAAAGCACACCTCCCGCCAATCCACCAATAGCAATAGCTAGATTCCACACAGTCGTATTAATCGGCATAACGATATCTACACCCTGCTCCCCGGCGGCTTGGGCAAGGGCGGTCTGCAACAGTGTAGCCGCACCGCCAAATGTCAGACCCCAGAGCGCAACTGAACCAAAAACAACGGCAGCGTGCTCACTCCAAAGCCCCAATACCAGAGAGATCAGGGCAAATCCCGCCAGACTGATGAGAACCAGCATACGCAACCAACGATCAATAAGAATACCTGTAACCCAGATGCCCACCAATGCCATCAGGCCAAACACAAGTAACATAAGTCCAACCTTTGATTCCAGACCGACATCGGCAAGGAAAGGAGCAATATAGGTGTACAAAATATTATGAGCCAGCATCCAGGCCAGAACAACAGCCAGAATGGGAATGACGCCAGGGGTCAGCAGCACCTTTATTGAAGAAATGCGTTGATCAGCAGACTGTCCTGGATAATCGGGTACTTTCCAGAGCACCCAGAAAATCAGTACAAACGCGAGCAGCGACATCAGCCAGAATACCGAGCGCCAGCCCATAAAGGAACCGAGCAGTGTACCAGCAGGAACACCGAACGATAACGCAATCGGTGTACCAATCATCGCAACAGCCATTCCCCTTCCCTTGAGATGATCAGGCACCATACGTAGTGCATAACTGCCAATCAGTCCCCAGGAGACACCGGCTGCAACACCGGCAAAAAAACGAGCGACAAGTGTCAATACATAGTTTGAAGAGAGGGCTGTAATGGTGTTGAAGATCAGAAAACCGATAATCGCTAGAAGTAAAAGCGGACGGCGTCGCCAGCCCCTTGTCAGGACGGCCACAGGTATAGCGGCAATCAGAGATCCTACTGCATAAAATGTGACGAGCTGCCCTGCACCTGCCTCAGAGACTTGAAGCCCTTCCTTGATTTGCGGCAGCAACCCCGCGGGAAGAGTTTCAGTCATAATAGCTATAAAACCAGCCATAGCCAAGGCCAGCAGCCCTAACCATGGGAAACGTTGAGAAGAATTATCGGACATCTGTGCAGCTCCTTCTTAGATAATATATGACGAACAATCGAATTATGGATCGATCATTCCTTATATTATCCACCCTCTCTCACCTTGTCAATGACTTTTGGATCGATTAGTATATAATTAAGAAAAACGAGGGGGAATCTCTTATGGCAAGAACCGGACGTCCGCGCATTTTTGATCGGGATGAAGCCTTGTTGCAGGCAATGATGCTCTTTTGGGAACAAGGATTCGAGGCCACCTCATTGCTTCAGCTTCGAGCTGTCATGGGGGATATTTCAGCAGCCAGCTTCTATGCAGCCTTTGAATCCAAAGAAGCTCTGTATAAAGAAGCGGTAGAACGATATATGGGTACGTTTGGACGGGTTACAGAAAGTTTCTCGGATGTCACGCTGTCTCCAAGAGAAGCGATCGAGACAACTTTAAGAAGTACCGCCAAAATGCAAACAGACAGCGCACATCCATCTGGTTGTTTAATCGTGCTGTCAGCCAGCACATGTTCTTCCAAAAACAATCATATCCGTGATATTACCGGCGATAAAAGAAAGCTGACTCGCAACCGCCTGCAGGAATGCATCCAACGTGCAGTGGAAATCGGCGAACTACCCGCCTCCACAAATGTCTCGATGCTGACCACCGTATTTGATACCTTTATGCAGGGGATTTCTACACAAGCCCGGGACGGCGTCCCTTATGCAACGCTTGATCAGGCTATCACGGAAATCATGGGCATCTGGGACCTTGCTCAACAACCAGCTTGACGTTGCTTCCTAAGGGTTTAAATAATAAAACAGCCAAAAAAGGCACTCCCTGATTGGAAGTGCCTCTTCAATATATCATTTACCCATATGCCGTTATGGACGTGGTGTGTCTACCCCATTCAATATCAGTTTGGGATGAATATCTGCGCTAAGCGAAGCGGAGACTGCACAATACTTCTCTTCAGCCATTTGGATGGCTTTCCAGATCCGGTAATCCGGGATATCACCGTCTACCTTGAAGATCAGGTCAATGGCAGTAAAACCTTTCGGCATACCTTCACTGCGTGTACCCTGTGCTTCAATCTCAATGCCTGTAATTTTGTCCAGGAAAGCGTCCAGAATCATCGTGATATCGATCCCCATACAACCTCCGAGACCTGCCAGTAACAATTCCATAGGTGTTGCACCCTTACTGTCACCACCATAGGCTGCCGTGGCATCCATGCCAACCGCGTAGCCAGAGGGGCCTTCGGAAGTAAACGCGCGTTTGCCTTTCCATACCGTTGTTACATTCATGATGTTTATCCTTCTTTCTTAGAATTCAGTAATTTGCTGCAAGAAACGACGTGTCCGCTCTTGAGTCGGGTGTTCAAAAAAAGCCTGTGGACTTGCTTCTTCCACAATCGATCCATCCGCCATAAAGACGATTTTGTTCGCCACATTCCGGGCAAACTTCAACTCATGTGTAACGACCAGCATCGTCATGCCTTCCTGTGCCAACTCCTTCATAACGGAGAGCACTTCTCCCACGAGTTCGGGATCAAGGGCTGAGGTAGGCTCATCAAACAGCATTACCTCAGGCTCCATGGCAAGTGCGCGGGCAATCGCTACGCGCTGCTGCTGTCCCCCAGACAAACGAGATGGATATGCATCCTGCTTGTCCGACAGGCCGACTCGATCCAGCAGAATCCGGCCGCGTTCGGCCGCTTCGTCCCGCTTGATTTTTTTCACAGTCACGAGCCCTTCCATCACATTGCCAAGCACTGTCTTGTGCGGATACAGATTGAACTGCTGGAATACCATGCCGGTCTGCCGACGAATTTCCAGTACCCGTGCCCGCTGGATTCGCTGCGAGTCGGCACTGTCTACCACAACGCCATTCACTTCAATCTTGCCGCCAGAGAGTTCCTCCAGGCCGTTGAGACAGCGCAGAAGCGTACTTTTGCCTGATCCACTGGGTCCCAGCAGAACAACAATATCTTTCGCATCGACATGCAGATCTATATTTGTGAGAACTTCATTTTTCCCAAAACGTTTGGTTAGTCCTGTTGTTGTAATCACCGGTTCTCCCTCCTATCAGTAAGCCCGGGCCAGCCGGCGCTCCACTTGTTCCAGAATGGCCGAGAATCCGATACTCATAATCCAGTAGATCACGCCAATCGCCAGATAAAACGGCATATTCACGTAATATTGCGCGACCAGTAGCTGTGCCGAGCGAAGCAACTCCGTAACCCCGAGGGCTGCCACAAGTGATGTTTCTTTCAGCATGCCGATAAACGTATTGCCCATTGGAGGGATCGCGATACGCACCGCTTGGGGGAATATAATCCTTCTCATCGTTTGAGCGGGTGTCATGCCTGTAGCATATGCGGCCTCCGTTTGCCCTTTTGGTACAGCTTGAATTGCTCCACGGAACGTTTCGGACAGAAATGCACCCGCATTAAGACTAAGCCCTAGACAAGCTGCCGTGAGGGAGCCTAAGGTTACGCCATAATCAACTAACCCAAAATAAATAACGAATAATTGCACCAGCAGCGGGGTTCCCCGCATGATGGATACATAAAACCTTGCGATCAACCTAAGCCACATCGGACCCTTCAGACGAGCGATAGCGACTAGCACTCCGATAATAAAGGCAAAAAACATGGAGATCACAGTTACATAAAGCGTATAGTAAGCCCCCTTCAGAAAGAAGGGGATATTCTCAAATACCAATTCCATAGATCAATCTTCCCTTCGCCTTGCAGGTTCATTATTGCGCAGGCTCTTCACCAAACCATTTTTTGAAGATGGTATTGTACGTACCATCATCTTTCATGCCTTTGAGAGCGTCATTCAGTGCCGCTACGAGTTCCGGATTGTCTTTGCGCACAGCAATACCTGCCTGATCACTCTTGATGGGTTCACCTACGGCTTTGATGTTGAAGCCGTTAGCATCTACAATCGGTTTCAGCGCGTACAGGTTGTTGATCGTTGCATCGATCCGTCCAGCGTCCAGATCTTTCAATGATGTGATAACATCATCATAGGTCTTGATAGTGAAATTGCCGACTTTAGGCAGCACTTCGTTACGCAGATACGTCTCATCATTGGTACCGAGGCCTACACCAATCGTTTTTCCTTTGAAATCTTCCAGCTTGGTAATGTCATTGTTATCACTTTTCACAATAATTTTGACTTGGTTCGTTATATACGGATCACTGAAATCCAGTACTTTCTTGCGATCATCGGTAATCGTCATCTGGCTGATGATGGCATCCAGCTTTTTGGCTTGCAGACTTGGTGTCAGGCCGGAGAACTCCTGGGATACAAATTCAATCTCAACCCCAAGACGCTTCGCAACCTCACGTGCGATATCTGCATCGTAGCCATCCATTTCTTTCTTATCGTTCAGGAAGTTGTATGGAGCGTACGTGCCCATCATGCCCACTTTGATGACGCCAGCAGACTTGATCTGCTCCAGTTCATTGTTCGCCTGTGCTCCATTGCCGCTTCCATTATCCGTGGTTTTATTGCCACAAGCGCTGAGTACCAGCACGGTCATTAGCAGCAGGGCTGTTAAAGTCCAGCCTTTGCGAAATTTCATTCCATATGTTTTATTCATGTCATTAACTTCCTCTCATCCATGTAGTCATGTCTTGTTGAAACTTATTTTTCCTGTGTTCCTAAACCGCAGTTGTACCCATTATTCCCTGCTGCTGGCTTAATCATGTGAATATTTAATCCAGTTATTGAAAAATAGAGCTTCGGGCCAGAACATCTTTATGTGCCGAGCAGTCCGTAAAACTCAAAGCTTGCCGCCTCCGCAGCGAGCGTCGTTGCTGACATTGATGAAAACTTGCTGTGAAGCTCCTCCGAGCCAAACAGCCAGCGCGTAATCATGCCTTCAATCATGCTAACCAGCAGCGCAGCACGGAGCGGTACATTCATGGAATCCGGCAGCATGCCCAACTCAATGGCCCGCTGCATGTTATGGCGAAACGCCTGTTCTACTGCACCGCGTGTCTCCTCGACCAGACGGCGTACCGAATCCTCCGACACGATGCCTTTAAGCAACAACTCCATAAAATAACGATTGTCCTCTGCAAAAGAGAATAAGTCGGTAAACAGTCGTTCCGAAGCTCTAACCATATCCTCAACCGATCCGGCATCCTTGCGGTAGCCTTGTCCAATCGCTTCAAGCAACTTCTCCCTGCCGGTTAACACAATCTCCGAGGCAATGGCTTCCTTACTTTTGAAGTGCCAGTAAAAAGTGCCTTGCGCGACGCCCGCTTCCCGGACGATATCGGAAATTTTCGTCTGATGGTAGCCCTGGGTCGCAAAACGTTCCATCGCTATGCGTATAATTTGGTCCCGGCGTTCTTCTCCGGGTTCCAAATGATTGTTTTTAGACATTTGCCTATCCTCCCGATTGATCAGTCAGTCAGTTAATGTATATCCTATTGGATAACTAGGTTTTTGTCAATATGGTTTTAAACAATTCATTGCGAGCATAAGTTGAAGTTGAGCGCATTTGTGATCATAATAGATGATAGCCTTGTTCTAATGAGCGGGCATTGTCACGCAGGACAGCCTATATGCTGTCATCTGCATTTCAAGGAGGAAGAGAATTGGACTTTATATCATCGATTATTATGGGCATCATCGAAGGTTTGACTGAGTTTTTGCCCGTGTCCTCGACCGGACACATGATTCTGACTGCCCACTTGCTGGGATTATCGGAGGACAACGAGTCAGTCAAAACGTTTGAGGTGGTTGTGCAACTCGGAGCTGTACTAGCTGTCGTTGTGCTGTACTGGAACAAATTCATTGATATGTTCCGCTTCACCGGAGGCAAAAGGAGCTACACCTCCCGCCTGAACCTCATACATATCTTTTTGGCGATGGTTCCAGCCGTGGTCATTGGACTTGTATTCCGGGATTGGATCAAGGCGCATCTGTTTGGAGCACAAACGGTGCTGTACAGTCTTGTTATTGGTGGTATTCTGATGATTGTCGCTGAACGTTGGAGCCACCGCAGCGAACGCATTACAACCCATGATGTAGACGATATTACGTATAAACAGGCATTTGTAGTGGGTCTTTTTCAGATTCTCGCATTATGGCCAGGCTTCTCCCGTTCCGGTTCGACGATCTCAGGCGGTCTGTTCGCAGGGGTAAGCCGAGTTGCAGCGGCGGAGTTTACATTCCTGGTATCTGTGCCGATCATGATTGGAGCCACAGGGTATGATCTATACAAAAGCATCGATCATCTGAATACCAGCGATTTTCCAATCTTCGCGATTGGATTCATTGCCGCATTTATCGTAGCCATGCTTGCCATTAAGACGTTCCTGTCCATTTTGAAAAAACTGAGCCTGACCGTCTTTGCCGTCTATCGCTTCGTGCTGGCAGCTGTATTCTTTATTATTTTAATGATGTAACCCTATCTTCAAGTCATGTAACAAAAAAGCCAATGGCGACCTGTTCCTTGGTATTATCCCCTTTAAGTAGACACTTAAAAAAACCTTCATGTTATCATGAGGGTTCAAGTGACACTTGGAGGGGATATTTTTATGGCCAAAAAAGGACAAACATTTCAGACGTATACCGAAGAGTTTAAATTGAATGCAGTTAGATCCTATGTCGAAGGTTCTTCAAGTTACAAAGTGGTCGCTGATCGCGAAGGAATTCGAAACTGTTCACAACTGAAGGTGTGGGTAAAAAAATGGAAAAACGGGGAAGTGTTTGATGAGCGAAAAAACAATGTTCCGAATCCAATGAAAGGACGTCCTCGTACTGCCTTTAGCAGTGTAGAAGAAGAACGGGATTACCTTCAAGCACAGGTGGATTATTTAAAAAAGCGGTATCCAAATCTAGTAAAGGAGAAGCGCTGAGCCAACGGGAGAACTACGATATCATAGACGAATTGCGCTGCTCGCATGGCATTACACGCCTATTATCGATTACAGGAATACCCCGTTCCAGTTACTACAAATGGCGAGCAACACAGCCGCAGCGAGACGCAAGACAAGACCGTGAGCGTGAGATCAAAGAACACATGATGGCTATTCATTTTGCAAACCGAGAGTTTGGTTATCCTCGCATGACAACGGCGTTGTGGGAGGCTGGTCTGAACGTTAATCACAAGAAAGTATGGCGAATCATGCGGGAACTATCGATCCAATCGGTAATTCGTAAGAAGCGGAAGAAGTCCAGCTATACGCCATCTGTGATTTATCCGAATCGCCTGAAGCGCCAGTTTCATGCGACAGCACCCCAGCAAAAAATGGTGACGGATATTACCTATATTCCGAATGGAAGTACATTTGTTTACCTGTCCGTGATTCAAGACCTGTTCAACAATGAGATTGTAGCTTGGCAGTTGTCTAAACGGAACGATGTTCAGCTCGTATTGGATACGGTGGAACAATGGACACAAAAAAGAGACGTTTCAGAAGCCGTGCTCCATTCGGATCAGGGCTTCCAATACACGTCTCAGGCGTACAACACACGATTAGAAGCATTCGGCGTGAAGGGCAGCCACTCTCGCAAAGCAACCTGCCTAGATAACGCATGCATCGAATCCTTCTTTTCGCATCTCAAGACAGAGAAGCTGTACCTTAACCAGTGTAATTCAGAAGTAGAGATTCGACAAGCCGTGGAAGATTATATGTACAATTACAACTACCGACGCTTTCAAGCCAAACTCAAACAGCGCGCACCGATTGAATATCGATGCGCACTGGCAGCATAGCTTTTTTTATCTGTCTACTTGACAGGGGTAAGACCACCTTTCGGAAACGGGTCGTCATTTTTAATTTGTGCAATTTCATCAACAAAAACACCCCCTATCAGGGATAGGAGGCGTTCCATATAACTACTGCGATCTAAACGAACTGATTATGGTTAGACCTTGGACTCCAAAGTCTGCAGGTACTCCGAGATTTGAGCAGGCGTTTTTGCCCATTTGCTGTGCAGATGTGCAATTTTCTTGCCGTTTTGGAATACGAGCAGGCTTGGAATGCCGCGTACACCGTTCTCTTCGGCAAACGGCAGGAACTCTTCTGCATCGAGAGCATAGAAGGTTTTATCGGCATGCTGGTCGATAACGTCCCCGATAAAGCGATCCAGGTTTTTGCAATCCGGACACCAGGTTGTATCAAATTTAATGACGGTCAGTCCGTCAGAATTGATTGTATCGCGATATTGTTGTTCACTTTGAATTCTTTCCATATGTCTTCTCTCCCTTATTTGATTCTTTATGGTTGAACTTCATTGTACCTCGTATAGTTACAATTGAAAATAGGCTACCCACGTTTAACGGTGCTGCTTGTAGAGATTGGCGGGACTGAGCTCCCGTATTTCGTTAATCTCCGCAGCCGTAAGTGGTGCAGATTCGGAAGCAGCAATATTATGCAACAACTGCTCTTTCGAACTGGCACCTGGCACGACAGCGGCAACAGCCGGATGCGCCAAAGCATAACGAATAGCCGTTTGAGCCATGCTGCGATTGTCTGTAACCAGACGGCTCAGGCCTTGGCGTATGATGTGCAACTCCTCAGGAGTATAATCCAAATAACCCTTATCTGCCTTGGCAGCACCAGAATCGGCGAGAACCCCACTTGCCACGGGTCCACGAGCGATAACGCTAATCCCCTTTTGCTCTAATAAAGGTAATACTTCCTCTTCGGCCCGGCGATCCGCAACGCTGTATTGGTTCATCACGCTGACAATGGAAGCTCTCTGCACATACTCACGAATCACGTTAGGCCGGATGGAGGATATTCCGTAATACCGGATAAGACCTTCCCTCTTCAGTTCCTCAAAGGCTTCAATTGTCTCTTCGATTGGATCATCCAGCGTGCCACCATGCAGCTGATACAGATCAATATAATCCGTCTGCAGACGCTTTAGGCTGTCTCGTACAGCTTGTTTGATATAGGTTTTGGACGGGTCCCATGACCAGCCTTCTTTTCCCGGTATGCGACGATTACCAACCTTGGTCGCCACAATGACCTGATCCCGGCGTCCCTGGATGGCTTGGCCCACGATTTCTTCGTTTAACCCTGCATCATACAGGTCAGCGGTATCCAGAAGATTAACGCCACGATCCAATGCTTCATGAATCAAAGCTACGGCCGGTTTTACTTCGGTTCCAAGTGACATACAGCCTAGCCCAATTTCACCAACCATGAGTTCGGATGAACCCAAACGATTTTTCTTCATATGTTGTACATCCCCTTCCATACGTTCTGCAAGTTTCCATTGTATCATTCTTGCTGGCAAAAATCGCATGTGACATATGAGCGCACACAAAAACCCGGGACCATACCAGCTCCGGGCTTTCACGCTAATTGACACCTATATTAAAATCTATTTTATATCACACGTGAACCTTTTTTGCTTCCATAAGACGGTTTTGAAGATGAATTTGAACTTTTCATCAGTCCAGACACCGTACTGAACAGCTTATCCCTTGCTTGTTTGTTCCTCATCAAGTAAGTCACGCCTGCTCCAATGGCTGTTACAATAATTCCACTTTTTTTAGACATATGTTGTTCCTCCTTCAGGATTAATGTACATCGTGTCTTGCTTGAGATTACCCTGTAGGAGAAAAACGAAACGTCAGATGCAATCGCTAAAATTAGAGAATAGCTATTAAAGCATAAAGAATGGCCCCTAAGAATTCAGGAGCCATTTTCTAACGTGATGTATAAGTCGAACTCATCTTTACTAATGTATAGCCTGCTGGTCATAACAATCGTCCGATTAATCGGACGGTGGTGCGACATGAGTCATTTCCTCATGTTTGTACGTCGAACCATCCGCAGTGAGGTAAAAATGTCCGATCGGATGCAGATCTTCATCCAGTTCATAGACCAGGGGAATACCTGTTGGGATATTAAGCGCCATTACGTCTGCTTCGGACATTTGGTCCAGATGCATAACGAGTGAACGGAGCGTATTGCCGTGCGCGGAGATGAGCACCCTTTTGCCCGCTGACACAACCGGTTTGATCTCTGCATTCCAATACTCCAGCACCCGCTTCGATGTATCCATCAAATTCTCGGTACGCGGGATGGTGCAGCCCAGCCTTTGATACTTGTCCTGATCCTGAACATAACGCTCATCTGTATCGTCTAGTGCTGGAGGAGATACGCTAATGGAGCGTCTCCACTCCTTCACCTGCTCCTCGCCGTACTTCAGCGCAGTCTGCTGTTTGTTCAGTCCTTGTAGTGCACCATAGTGACGTTCGTTCAGCTTCCACGTCTTCGTGATCGGAATCCACATCCGGTCCATCTCATCAAGTGCAATATCCAGTGTTCGAATGGAGCGTTTGAGTACCGAAGCATAAGCATAATCAAAATCAAAACCCTGTTCCTTCAGGATCTTTCCCGCTTTACGCGCTTCTCCGTATCCATCGGTCGTCAGATCCACATCCGTCCAACCGGTAAAACGGTTCTCCACGTTCCACATACTCTGTCCATGGCGAATCAATACGACTCTGTACATAAGCGTGAATCCTCCTTCCATGAAACCATTACCCGCAAGGCGAGCCGGATATGCCCATGATATGTGAAATTATTAATAGTACGGTGCCATCATCAGATATACAACTACACCCGTGGAACTCACGTAGAGCCAGATTGGCATCGTCCAGCGAGCAATTTTACGGTGTTTCTTCAATTGATTCGTCCAGCCCCATACCAGAGTGAACAGAGCAAGCGGCACAATAATCGCTGCCAGGATGCTGTGTGTGATCAGAATGAAGAAATAGATGGAACGAATGATGCCTTCTCCGCCGTATTTGGACGTTTCCGGAGACAGATAGTGAAACGACAAATAAGTAACGAGAAATAAAAGGGTTGTTGAAAATGCAGCAAGAATGAAACGTTTGTGCAATTTCACATTCCGCTTGATAATGGCAATCAAGGCCGCAAGCAAAAAGATGAAGGTGAAGCTGTTGAACACGGCGTTGAACCGTGGCAACACGGTAATATCAAAGGCTACATCGCCTTTGTATCCGATGGACGGAGCAAAGAACAACAATAAAATAATGACATTGGCGATAATGGAAATGGTAATAATAAGACCTGCAAAGTTTTTATTACTGGTCGGGGCAATCTGATTGGATTGAATGTTCGGGTCCCCTTTGTCCTGTTTGCCCAATGAAAAATCCTCCTCATATCCTAACTTCTATGTTCTATCTCATTATATCTTGCCATTTCTCGACTGTTAAGTGACAACACTCTGAACAAAAGGCTCGTCAGGTACCCTTAAAATGCCCACATAAGGCCATTTTCATTAAAAGCCCACCTTCACTGGTTTACCCCATCCTGTATTTGTGGTATAATTAATGCAATTAATCAAATACGCGTTGAACTGGAGGAGCCTGTCACCAAGGGCCCTCCTTGTCTTTTTTAAGGCATAAAGCGGCACTTTTACAAGCGCTGTTTTATGCCTTTTTCTGTTCCTGAGGCCTGGAATGATCCCCCCTTGGACTGGTAATCCTATAAACGCTACTGCTGGAGAGGAGTACACCTATGGAATTTATTTTGGTTCTTGCACTTATTTTGATTTTCACCAAGTTGGCTGGTGATTTGTCCGTAAGACTCGGTCAGCCGTCGGTTCTGGGCAAATTGATTGTTGGTGTTATTCTTGGTCCCGCTCTGCTCGGTTGGGTACAACAAAGTGATTTTGTCCATTACATGGCTGAAATCGGGGTTTTGCTGCTTATGTTCATTGCCGGACTTGAGACGGATTTGGAGCAGTTGAAGAAAAATTGGAAGGCAGCCTTTGCTGTTGCCGTGGGTGGTATCATTTTACCATTCATCGGAGGTTATGGAGCTGCCGCTGCTTTTGGCATGTCGCAGACACATGCTTTGTTTTTTGGACTATTGTTCTGTGCGACTTCGGTCAGCATCTCGGTTCAAACGTTAAAAGACATGAATCAACT contains these protein-coding regions:
- a CDS encoding aldo/keto reductase, with the translated sequence MKKNRLGSSELMVGEIGLGCMSLGTEVKPAVALIHEALDRGVNLLDTADLYDAGLNEEIVGQAIQGRRDQVIVATKVGNRRIPGKEGWSWDPSKTYIKQAVRDSLKRLQTDYIDLYQLHGGTLDDPIEETIEAFEELKREGLIRYYGISSIRPNVIREYVQRASIVSVMNQYSVADRRAEEEVLPLLEQKGISVIARGPVASGVLADSGAAKADKGYLDYTPEELHIIRQGLSRLVTDNRSMAQTAIRYALAHPAVAAVVPGASSKEQLLHNIAASESAPLTAAEINEIRELSPANLYKQHR
- the gpmA gene encoding 2,3-diphosphoglycerate-dependent phosphoglycerate mutase; translation: MYRVVLIRHGQSMWNVENRFTGWTDVDLTTDGYGEARKAGKILKEQGFDFDYAYASVLKRSIRTLDIALDEMDRMWIPITKTWKLNERHYGALQGLNKQQTALKYGEEQVKEWRRSISVSPPALDDTDERYVQDQDKYQRLGCTIPRTENLMDTSKRVLEYWNAEIKPVVSAGKRVLISAHGNTLRSLVMHLDQMSEADVMALNIPTGIPLVYELDEDLHPIGHFYLTADGSTYKHEEMTHVAPPSD
- a CDS encoding DUF420 domain-containing protein, translated to MGKQDKGDPNIQSNQIAPTSNKNFAGLIITISIIANVIILLLFFAPSIGYKGDVAFDITVLPRFNAVFNSFTFIFLLAALIAIIKRNVKLHKRFILAAFSTTLLFLVTYLSFHYLSPETSKYGGEGIIRSIYFFILITHSILAAIIVPLALFTLVWGWTNQLKKHRKIARWTMPIWLYVSSTGVVVYLMMAPYY